One Pseudodesulfovibrio cashew DNA window includes the following coding sequences:
- the dsrO gene encoding sulfate reduction electron transfer complex DsrMKJOP subunit DsrO gives MKNNRRTFIKLAAVAAAGLAVAPKAAVASSGGHSPAKVNAKAEHAKQWAMVVDTTKLHSAEEINKLAEICHKTHNVPHIEGKKEVKWLWHDTYAHTFPEQENPHLAEEVHHRDYMLLCNHCENPSCVRVCPTKATFKRADGIVAMDYHRCIGCRYCMAACPYGSRSFNWGEPRHGLDLSKLNPEFPTRMRGVVEKCNFCVERLAEGKDPACVEASEGALAFGDLYDPESPVRKVLRERFTIRRKPSVGTEPCVYYII, from the coding sequence ATGAAGAACAACAGAAGAACCTTCATCAAGCTCGCCGCCGTTGCTGCGGCCGGCCTCGCCGTCGCTCCCAAAGCGGCCGTGGCGAGTTCCGGCGGGCACTCGCCGGCCAAGGTGAACGCCAAGGCGGAACACGCCAAGCAGTGGGCCATGGTCGTTGACACTACCAAGCTGCACAGCGCGGAAGAGATCAACAAGCTGGCCGAAATCTGCCACAAGACGCATAACGTCCCGCACATCGAGGGCAAGAAGGAAGTGAAGTGGCTCTGGCATGACACCTACGCCCACACCTTCCCCGAGCAGGAGAACCCGCACCTCGCCGAGGAAGTGCACCACCGCGACTACATGTTGCTGTGCAACCACTGCGAGAACCCCTCCTGCGTGCGCGTCTGCCCCACCAAGGCGACGTTCAAGCGGGCCGACGGCATCGTGGCCATGGACTACCATCGCTGCATCGGCTGCCGGTACTGCATGGCGGCCTGCCCCTACGGCTCCCGCTCGTTCAACTGGGGCGAACCCCGCCACGGTCTGGACCTGAGCAAGCTCAACCCGGAGTTCCCCACCCGCATGCGCGGCGTGGTCGAGAAATGCAACTTCTGCGTCGAACGCCTGGCCGAGGGCAAGGACCCGGCCTGCGTGGAAGCGTCCGAAGGAGCCCTGGCCTTCGGTGATCTCTACGATCCCGAATCCCCGGTCCGCAAGGTGCTGCGCGAGCGGTTCACCATCCGCCGTAAACCCTCCGTGGGCACCGAGCCCTGCGTCTACTACATCATTTAG
- the dsrP gene encoding sulfate reduction electron transfer complex DsrMKJOP subunit DsrP has product MLELALKGSKRYYAWISFLVVLIAIGSTAWIDQLMNGLQITGMSRDVSWGFYISQFTYLVGLAASGVMIVLPNYFHSYKTNKHMVIFGEFMAIAACIMCLFFIVVDIGQPQRMMNMIFHPTPNSILFWDMIVLNGYLFLNLLVGWTCLQADRVRLPHPKWLKPFIYTSVIWAFSIHTVTAFLYQGLPGRHYWLTAILAARFLASAFCSGPAILLLVMMVTEKFTTFKMPKNALKTLVKIIAYAMCINMFFFALEIFTSFYSNIPGHMHPILYLFEHASSGLVTLMWTFIAFAAISITLLVTPKFRNNLKLLPWTLVILVIATWIDKGLGLLIGGFNPTPFETITPYWPTGKELMVSMMIYATGALVVTVLFKIATDVKEEMGHSQVLPCGCSTEDHCDCAPAEEAE; this is encoded by the coding sequence ATGCTTGAATTAGCTCTCAAAGGTTCCAAGAGATATTACGCCTGGATCAGCTTCCTTGTGGTGCTGATCGCCATAGGCTCCACGGCCTGGATCGACCAGTTGATGAACGGCCTTCAGATCACCGGCATGAGCCGGGACGTCTCCTGGGGCTTCTACATCTCCCAGTTCACCTACCTGGTCGGTTTGGCGGCTTCCGGTGTCATGATCGTGCTGCCCAACTACTTCCACTCCTACAAGACCAACAAGCACATGGTCATCTTCGGTGAGTTCATGGCCATTGCCGCGTGCATAATGTGCCTGTTCTTCATCGTGGTCGACATTGGTCAGCCGCAACGCATGATGAACATGATCTTCCATCCCACTCCGAACTCCATTCTGTTCTGGGATATGATCGTGCTCAACGGCTACCTGTTCCTCAACCTGCTGGTGGGCTGGACCTGCCTCCAGGCTGACCGGGTGCGCCTGCCGCATCCGAAGTGGCTCAAGCCCTTCATCTACACGTCCGTTATCTGGGCCTTCTCCATCCATACCGTGACCGCGTTCCTGTATCAGGGTCTGCCCGGCCGCCACTACTGGCTCACCGCCATCCTGGCCGCCCGCTTCCTGGCGAGCGCATTCTGCTCCGGTCCCGCCATCCTCCTCCTGGTGATGATGGTCACGGAGAAGTTCACCACCTTCAAGATGCCCAAGAACGCTCTGAAGACCCTGGTCAAGATCATCGCGTATGCCATGTGCATCAACATGTTCTTCTTCGCCCTGGAGATCTTCACCTCGTTCTACTCGAACATCCCGGGTCACATGCACCCGATCCTGTACCTGTTCGAACACGCCAGCTCCGGCCTGGTGACCCTGATGTGGACCTTCATCGCTTTCGCGGCGATCTCCATCACCCTGCTGGTCACCCCGAAGTTCCGCAACAACCTGAAGCTGCTGCCCTGGACTCTGGTCATCCTGGTCATCGCTACCTGGATCGACAAGGGCCTCGGCCTGCTCATCGGCGGTTTCAACCCCACTCCCTTCGAAACCATCACGCCTTACTGGCCCACCGGCAAGGAACTGATGGTCTCCATGATGATCTACGCCACCGGCGCGCTTGTCGTGACGGTGCTCTTCAAGATCGCCACGGACGTCAAGGAAGAGATGGGTCATTCCCAGGTGCTGCCCTGCGGTTGTTCCACCGAGGACCACTGCGATTGCGCTCCTGCCGAAGAAGCCGAATAG
- the dsrJ gene encoding sulfate reduction electron transfer complex DsrMKJOP subunit DsrJ, protein MRMHYGFPIMAGLVIFIGLLCAPFALGTAVTKEYKQPEVKLPAGEKECVESTQFMRENHMQLLNEWRDYALRDGKRTYVNHQGKEFTISLQRTCMKCHNSKADFCDKCHNDAGVTPYCWDCHIQPEGLK, encoded by the coding sequence ATGAGAATGCACTACGGTTTCCCCATCATGGCCGGGCTGGTCATCTTCATAGGCCTGCTCTGCGCCCCGTTTGCGCTGGGCACCGCCGTGACCAAGGAGTACAAACAGCCCGAAGTCAAGCTGCCTGCCGGAGAAAAGGAATGTGTGGAGTCCACGCAGTTCATGCGTGAAAACCACATGCAGCTCCTCAACGAGTGGCGCGACTACGCACTGCGCGACGGCAAACGCACCTATGTCAACCACCAGGGCAAGGAGTTCACCATTTCCCTGCAGCGCACCTGCATGAAGTGCCACAACTCCAAGGCCGACTTCTGTGACAAATGTCATAACGACGCCGGCGTCACCCCCTACTGCTGGGATTGCCACATTCAGCCGGAGGGTTTGAAATAA